TGAGCCGCGTCCCTATCCCTGAACCCATTGCGTGAAGGCAGGAGCCTTCCCGCTGCCCACCGATGCTGAAAAGTCAGCACACCCGTCCCAACCCTCTTCGCCTGGAGCGGCCATGAAAGTCGCGATGTCTCTCTTTGTGCTGGTGCTCGTGGGCATGATCCACGAAGTCGGGTGCGCGCCACCCTCCGCGCGCGCCGCGGTGTCGGAGGACATTCGCGAGCTGATCGAATCCGCGCGCGGGGCGCCGGCGCCGCTCTGCGCGTTCGCGGCACGCTCGGTCCACAACCATTGGGGCGGGGCCGAGGCGCCGGCCTCGCTGCTGGGACCGTCGCTGGGCGGGCGCCGACGCGAGCGCCTTCGTCTCACCGAGGAGGACGTCCGCTATCTGCTCACGAGCCTCGACACGCCGGACCCCTGCGTGCGCGAGCTGGCGGTGCGGCTGGTCGCGCGCGTCGACCGCGAAGAAGTCGTCACCGGTTTGCTGCAGCGTCTGACCTCGGCGGATTCCTTGCTTCGCATGACGGCCGCCTTCGGACTCGGGATCGGGGAGCCGCGGCGCGCCATCGATCCGTTGATCCAGGCGACCAAGGACCAGGCTGCGGGGGTGCGGGCGAACGCCGTGTGGGCGCTCGGAAGGATCGAGGACCCGCGCGCGGTGCCGCCTGCGACCTCTCTGCTCACCGACCGCTCTTCGGTGGTGCGCGAAGCGGCGGCGGCAACGTTGGGCCACCTGGAAGCAAGGAGTTCGGCTTCGAGCCTCTCGCGCCTGCTGCGAGACGATCGCGTCGCCGGCGTGCGCCGCACCGCCGCATGGGCGCTCACGCAGATCGACGGCGAAGACGCCGTCCCCGAGATGAGCGCCGCGCTGCAGAAGGATCCGGATTCCAGCGTGCGCGAGATGTGCGCGTGGGCGCTCGGAAATCTCGATCGCGGCGAGACCGCGACCGCCGCGTTGATGGCCGCGGCGAAGCGCGACCAGGACGAGGACGTGCGCGAGACGGCGGTATGGTCGATCGGGGAGCACGGGGACGTGTCGATGAGCAAGGGATTGGGTGAAGTGCTCGAGACCGACCGCAGCCGCGACGTGAAGAGCACGGCCGCATGGGCCCTGGGTCAGATGGATCTCGAGTCGGCGCCCAAGGGGCTGATCGCGGCGCTCGACGATCGCGAAGCCAAGGTCCGGCTGACCGCGGCATGGGCGCTGGGTGAGATCGAGGACCGAGCGGCGTTGCCGGCGCTCCGCGCCGCGCTGACGCGCGAGACCAGCAAGCAGGTGCGCAAGGCCCTGATGCGCGCGCTGATTCGCTCCGGCGAACCCGCGGAGCGTCTGAGCCGCTTGCTCGAATCCGACGACCCCGAAGTGCGGAAGACCGCCATCCGTGCCATCTCTGGAAGCAGCGGGCTCGATCCTTGGCCATGGCCTCAGCCGCGGCCTCGTCCATTCCCGTGAGGCGCACCGGCTGGGCCGACATGACCTGGACCTGTCATGCCGTGTAATCGGTGCTGTGCCCGCTGGCAAAACCGCCTCCCATGAGCGACTAGCCACCCGGCCCTCACCTCGCGGGCGAAGCCGCACGGCCTTCGCTCACCGCATTCATCGCCGTTCAGCCTCGCCGTGCGCCGCGCCGCCTTACTGGCGGATGTCTTGCATGACAGCTCGGGATGCAAGGAGCGTCCCGGTGAGCATGTCGCACAGTCGATGGTGGGGAGGAGTCGGCCTGGCACTCCTGCTCGCGCACGCTCCCGCCCCCGCTCAGGCGGATCGAATTCGCGTTCGAGTCGAAGGCGTGAGCGGGGACCTCCGCCGCAATGTTCTCGCCCGGCTCACCATCCAGCGCACGGACGGAGCGGTGAGCGAGGGAACGATTCGGCACCTCGTGGAGCGCGCGCCCAAGGAAATCGACGAGGCGCTCCAGCCCTTCGGCTTCTATCGCTCCAACGTGCGCTCGAATCTCACGCGGGACGGCGATCAATGGACCGCCCGACTGGAGATCGATCCCGGACCCGTGGTGAAGGTGGACACGGTCGATGTTCGCGTGCTGGGTCCGGGCGAGCGCGATGCGGCGTTTCGCCGCATCGTGAATCGCTTTCCGCTGCGCGTCGGCGATCCGCTCCATCACAACGACTATCTGCGCGGCAAGGAGGCGCTGGTGCGCCGGGGCACCAGAGCCGGATATCTCGATGCGCGCTTCGACGTCGCCGAAGTGCGCGTCGATCTCGATCGATACGCCGCGGCGGTCCACCTGCACTATGAGACTGGGCCGCGGTTCCGGTTCGGCGATGTGAACATCGAGCAGGACATTCTGGATCCGGAGCTGGCGCACGACTTCATCCACATCCGTCGCGGCGACCCCTTCGACTACGGGCGCCTGCTCCAGACCCAGGAAGACTTGCTGGCCAGCCCTTACTGGAAGGGCGCCGAGATCACGCCGCGCCGAGATCTGGCGGAGAGCCTGGACGTTCCGATCGACGTGAAGCTGACCCCCCATGAGCCGCGCCGCCTCGTTTGGGCCCTGGGCTACGGAACGGATGACGGCGTTGCGGCAACCATGGGATTCGAGATGCGCCGGCTCAATCGCTCGGGCCACCGGCTCGGGTTCGATGGGCAGTACGGGCAGATCGGGCGGAGCGCCACGGTGCACTACCACATCCCGTGGGCCAACCCCGTGACCGACGAGATCGCGTTCGCCGTGGGCGGCGCCGACGAACGCCCGGTCACGAGCGTGACCCAGCGCGTCTTTGCGGCCACGACGCTTCGGCGGCAGCTCGGGGACTGGACGCGCACGCTCGGTCTGGCCTATGAGATCCATCGCTTCCCATTCGGCGCCGGTGACCGGACCTCGCGCTTCCTTGCCCCATCGGTCGTATGGACGTTCCTGCGGACCGACCCCCGCGTCGTCCCGGCCTGGGGTTCTCGTCTCGACCTCGACGTCCGCGGCGCGTCG
The window above is part of the Candidatus Eisenbacteria bacterium genome. Proteins encoded here:
- a CDS encoding HEAT repeat domain-containing protein translates to MKVAMSLFVLVLVGMIHEVGCAPPSARAAVSEDIRELIESARGAPAPLCAFAARSVHNHWGGAEAPASLLGPSLGGRRRERLRLTEEDVRYLLTSLDTPDPCVRELAVRLVARVDREEVVTGLLQRLTSADSLLRMTAAFGLGIGEPRRAIDPLIQATKDQAAGVRANAVWALGRIEDPRAVPPATSLLTDRSSVVREAAAATLGHLEARSSASSLSRLLRDDRVAGVRRTAAWALTQIDGEDAVPEMSAALQKDPDSSVREMCAWALGNLDRGETATAALMAAAKRDQDEDVRETAVWSIGEHGDVSMSKGLGEVLETDRSRDVKSTAAWALGQMDLESAPKGLIAALDDREAKVRLTAAWALGEIEDRAALPALRAALTRETSKQVRKALMRALIRSGEPAERLSRLLESDDPEVRKTAIRAISGSSGLDPWPWPQPRPRPFP
- a CDS encoding autotransporter assembly complex family protein, whose protein sequence is MSHSRWWGGVGLALLLAHAPAPAQADRIRVRVEGVSGDLRRNVLARLTIQRTDGAVSEGTIRHLVERAPKEIDEALQPFGFYRSNVRSNLTRDGDQWTARLEIDPGPVVKVDTVDVRVLGPGERDAAFRRIVNRFPLRVGDPLHHNDYLRGKEALVRRGTRAGYLDARFDVAEVRVDLDRYAAAVHLHYETGPRFRFGDVNIEQDILDPELAHDFIHIRRGDPFDYGRLLQTQEDLLASPYWKGAEITPRRDLAESLDVPIDVKLTPHEPRRLVWALGYGTDDGVAATMGFEMRRLNRSGHRLGFDGQYGQIGRSATVHYHIPWANPVTDEIAFAVGGADERPVTSVTQRVFAATTLRRQLGDWTRTLGLAYEIHRFPFGAGDRTSRFLAPSVVWTFLRTDPRVVPAWGSRLDLDVRGASKQVLSNASFLRADARAKWISTPVHRTRLLLRGEVGTTWAPDFAPLSPSLRFFAGGGQSVRGFAYRSLGPRDSTGAVIGGPHLIVGSVEVDRRVLRNWLVAAFYDIGSALFRRGDPAEDAAGVGLRWISPLGPIRLDVAMPLHEPGRKVHLHVGMGPDL